A region from the Rhizoctonia solani chromosome 13, complete sequence genome encodes:
- a CDS encoding carboxyphosphonoenolpyruvate phosphonomutase produces the protein MVMQPIQTFEREYTIPAHLRHTADEPLSAKASTRLRQMLARPGIVAAPGVCDGISARCALEAGFECLYQSGAATTAAKLGMPDLAIATLPDFVQNAGMITSLSYSTPLIADADTGFGGPAMVARTVQMYDRAGVAALHIEDQVQTKRCGHLLGKQVVSTEEFVTRIRAAVQARDAIPGCDIVVIARTDSAQVLGMDEAIHRLQAAASVGADVAFIEGVKTKELLEKTVKALAPTPVLVNVISGGLTPSFTTQEAEAMGAKIIIFSLVSAVAAVHAIREAMALLKKTGTDHTSARGMDPRKFFEVVGLDEVIEVDRRAGGTALSSI, from the exons ATGGTTATGCAACCCATCCAGACCTTTGAGCGCGAGTATACCATCCCCGCTCACCTCCGCCACACCGCAGATGAGCCGTTGTCTGCCAAGGCAAGCACCCGTCTCCGCCAGATGCTTGCTCGTCCTGGTATCGTAGCTGCTCCTGGTGTATGCGACGGTATCAGTGCTCGCTGCGCTCTCGAGGCAGGCTTCGAATGTCTCTATCAGAG CGGTGCCGCCACTACTGCTGCCAAGCTTGGCATGCCCGATCTCGCTATCGCTACACTGCCTGACTTTGTCCAAAACGCTGGCATGATTACCAGCCTCAGCTACTCTACTCCGCTCATTGCCGACGCCGACACTGGCTTCGGCGGGCCTGCGATGGTAGCTCGTACAGTGCAAATGTACGACCGGGCCGGCGTGGCAGCTCTCCACATCGAAGATCAG GTTCAAACTAAGCGATGCGGACACCTGCTTGGCAAGCAAGTCGTCTCCACTGAGGAGTTCGTGACCCGTATCCGTGCAGCTGTCCAGGCTCGCGACGCTATCCCGGGGTGCGACATTGTTGTGATTGCTCGTACCGACTCTGCTCAGGTGCTCGGCATGGATGAGGCTATCCACCGCTTGCAAGCAGCTGCCTCTGTCGGTGCTGATGTAGCGTTCATCGAGGGTGTGAAGACCAAGGAGCTGCTCGAGAAGACTGTGAAGGCATTGGCTCCTACACCT GTGCTTGTGAACGTTATCTCAGGCGGTCTGACTCCTTCGTTCACTACCCAAGAGGCAGAGGCAATGGGTGCAAAGATCATCATCTTCTCTCTTGTCTCAGCCGTCGCGGCAGTGCATGCGATCCGCGAGGCAATGGCGCTACTGAAGAAGACcggcactgaccacacatcTGCCCGGGGAATGGACCCACGCAAGTTCTTCGAGGTTGTTGGCCTGGACGAGGTGATCGAGGTTGACAGGCGTGCAGGTGGCACTGCTCTCAGCTCTATCTGA